A stretch of DNA from Xyrauchen texanus isolate HMW12.3.18 chromosome 31, RBS_HiC_50CHRs, whole genome shotgun sequence:
TAATTGAGTTCTGGATCGTCTCGGAGATGAAATAATAGATCACAGGGTCAAAGCAACAGTTGGTCACCGCAATGCAGAATGCGACTGGATAAATAGTCCGGACCACATACTCAAAAGTGCAGTTTTCAATTACCTTACTTCGGACAAGTGTGTAGAACACCAAGTTTACATTGTAAGGAATGAAGCAAAAACAGAATATGAGCAAGTGCACCACAATCATGCGCAAGATCTTGGCCTTGTTAAGATGCCCACCGCGGTTGAGGCTCTCCGGATGTCGTAAGGTCTGCAGGACCTTCATGGAGCAGATAAAGTTTATCAGCAATGGAATCAAGAAGCCCACCATCTCCATGAACACCACCACTTTAGACACTTGGGACTGCCACTGAGAGTTAGAGTAGTTTTCGAAACAGTTATGCTTGCCGTTCGGAGAAGACGTGGTCTCCATCAGAAAACCTGCAGGTAATCCTCCTGAGATCAGGAGGACCCAGATGGCACAACAGGCTATTCTGGCATTGCGCTTAGTCCTGAGTGTCATAGATGCAAAGGGGTAAACAATCGCCAGGAAGCGGTCCACACTGATGCACGTGAGGAAGAGGATGCTGCCGTACATGTTGGTGTAGAATAGGACCACTGAGATTTTGCACAGAGCTTTGCCGAAAGGCCAATGTTGATTAATGAAGTAGAACATCCTGAAGGGCAAGCTGAGGACGAAGAGTGTATCCGACACTACGAGGTTCAGCATGTACGTTGTGGTCTCGTTGCGCTCTTTTAGCCtgcatacaaaaatgtacattgcCAACATGTTGAAAAGCAGCCCCAAAATGAAGACAATACTGAAAACTATGCTATATAACATGTATTTAAATCCATCTCCTGTGCAGTTATTTGAATCGCTCATCTTCAGGTTAGAAAAATCAGAGTCAGTCAGAACCAAAACATTAAGTTCCATGAAGATCCATAAATTCAGCAAAAATGGTGAGCATCTGACATAATGTAGATTTCACAGGTTTGCCACAAGAAGCAGCTTGTTTGGAAGCTCAGAAATATGTTGCGTAATCCCACTGTCAAATTGCAATTGAGCACATACACGCAAGCATTTGTTTAATCAAACCACATCAGTTTACCTTCTCTCTTCCCCACTGTAGATGCTTTGCTTGTGTGGTTTAGTGAATTACTGTCTTGTTGCTGGCACAGGAAGTTGATTTGAAGTTTGTTCTTCCATATTCACAGTTCTTTTGTGACTTGAATAAAACAGCATCACGCTTGAAGTTTAATGAAAGGACCAAAGCCAGTTTATCTCCTTGGTTAGCTTCATAAATGAAAGGATTGACTTGATATTCCCACAAACCAACCCTTCTTAATTCCACTTAAAAAATTACGCATCCTTGTTTTGGCTCCTTCACTGTTTTACTTAAGGCTTGTTAGTCTTCTTTGCCTCTTCCATATGTACCTGAATTTCGGTCTTAATCATAGTCACTAATTTTATGTTGTAATCCTGTGAGGCTTTGTGGAGCCAACCTGATGTTTAGTCTCTGGTTTCACACAGCTAATTTTACTTCATGTGGATATCTGGAAGTGGAGTGAGAGGGAGGGGCTATAGTTGAAGTTCCTCCTCTCTCTAAATGTCTATTTCCTCCCCCATTCATCTTGCATACACAATTTCCACTTTCATTATGAGCTGCCTTTACCAGTTTAAATGTGAATGATTTGAATGCTCTTTTAAAATGATATCTCAGATGTTTCAGCATAATCACTTACTTTTCTGACAAAGTTAAGTTCCCCACACATTCATAAATCACTTTAATTTACTATATTACAGGTGTTGAATAATTGGTGGGGGGGTTAGATGACTAGCAGCAACacggtcatgggtttgattcccagggaaatctgatgaaatgtataattttgttATACATATTGTTGATTTTTATCAACTGTAAGTCACTggttaaaagtgtctgccaaatgtacaataaaacaaTCCTGACATTGTTGTTGTAAATAAGGAAGCATTTGAGTTAATTGTTTGATTGGTGGTCGAATGATGTGTTTAAATGCAAGGGCATTAGTCATTGTagggaaaaaaaatcacttcTAAAAATTGACCCCACttgtaaaattatacattttagtttCATAGTTTCACCCACAATGCACATAAATTGTAGCTGGCTGCATAATAGATGGCTTTAAagtgatcgttcacccaaaaatttaaatttgattatcatttactctccctcatgccatctaagatgcgtatgactttcttctgcaaaacacaaatgaatgtttttagtagaatatttatACTCCGTAGGTCATtttaatgcaattgaatggtagTCAGACCTTTGACTCTCCAAAAagctgataaataatttttgggtgagaacagactgaaaatgaactcctttttcactgtacttaACATATTGTCATTGCAATCTCAAGGcaggatcatgatttcaagttcgattacactttctagtgcttgacgcatgcgcagagtgctagatggcgctacaggatgtgtaatcgagcttgaaatcgtcACCAAGGATACTGttgtcaagatttaaagtgaaaaagaaGTATACATTTTGGGCTATTCTCATCCAAACCCGATTGGAATGCTTCAGAAGACTATGATTaacccactggagttgtatggatttcttttatgctgccgcttttgtgctttttggagcttcaaagtctgGCCATCATTCAGTTTCATTAAtgaacctgcagagctgagatattcttctaaacaaatctttgtgttctgcaaaagaatgtcatacacatcataGATGGTATGACGTAGAGTAAATTATatgattatttttgggtgaactaactcttcaAGTCCCAGGAGAAGCCTCTGCCAACTGGTCACTTCGACAGTATAAGGTACTATCGCAATCAGTTTGCGGTAACCTACCATGGTCAGTGgccactgtttttttatttattttattttatcaaggATATCTGGGTGAACAAAGTCATTGGGTTCCTTCACGAAACTAGTGCCATATTGAACATGCACAACAGAAGATATGGATATATGCATCATAAGATTACGTCCtcatttattctttatattaattctcattaaaactttaatcctTTCAGATTGTTCTTGTGGGAAAATCATCATCATCTAATTTGTTCCATTTGTGTCAAGGGTGTTCTTGTTTTCAGACCAGTGTTGTAACTAACACAAAGCACCTTGTTCTCCCCCCAGGACTCTCCACTGTTTGACCATCTCAGACAGTCTTGCGAGGAAGGACCTGGTGAACAAGCAGAGCCCCTGGCAACACTGAACCAACCCCTGCATCACAACCATACAGCAGCTGACCTGTGAGTGACCCCTTGAAACTGGGCTGGGCATTCAACATCAATGTATAAAATGAATTTCAGATAGAAAGGAAATATGTGAGTGATAGTAATATTGGAACTTGTTGCAAAACCCATGCTTGGGAAAGTGGCCAGAATCAGCGCGTGACTCTGCTCTATTGTTGTGAAAAGCCTCTGATGAACTTGTCAGAATCAGcataattttgtcaccctcaaacATTAGTCGAAACTTATATACTGAtttgattatatttatttattgaaggtTTTAAAGTtgaaatcttttttctttttatcattTATTACTTTTTGCGTATGTGGAATATTTCTATAATATAGTGGGGAGTTTACTGTTATTGGGAGCGATCTTTAATGATAGCTATGGAATTGTacaatttacttttattaaagttATTTAATGACTATAATTTGAGTTGGTTTAGAGTATTTTGGGTGCAAACAGAGATTATGATTAGGGGCCAAGCAAAAttcagtcatttactcaccctcatgttgatccaaactcatatgactcagtttcctctgtggaacacgaaAGGATAtattttagggtgctttcacacttcgTTCGAATGCTTGGGCCGAGACGGAGTTAGTTTCCTCCCCCCTGCCCCaactggtctctgttcacatcatattatttgggtctgaACCACGGTCCAATTGTGTCATGAACATGAGTACATGCGGTTACCTGTAACTGGGTGGTAACTCAAGAAGATATCAGCTTCGCTAAACTattctttggatttaccacccaAACTTTTCATACACAGAACAACACTTGGGTTTGTCTGCCACAGATGCAATAAATGCGTTTGTCTTCTGCAATTTTATGGATgtgttgcaagagatgtgaagaatgagAGCAGCTCtctgaaggtaatttatttggAGATGAGTATAtatgagaaatgcattaataCCATAAATACGATTAGAGCCTGCCAAGACACAGATTATATGTCATCACAAGCAGTACACTTTGGCGATTTGGTACGGTTGCATTCATTTAAGCAGCGAACCATACTGGAGTTTACATGaactgtaccccagaccaccATTTCAAGCGAACTCTGTGTGGTTTGCTAGTGTTCTCCCGAGTTCAGAAAACaacgttcacatcatccaaacaaacTGAACTTTGACATCATTAAAACATGGGTGTGCATCAAAAgcgctagtgtgaaagcacctttAAAGAATGTTGCAATGCAAATTAcaatacaatagcagttgatCGTGCTTGACTTAAAAGCCTAAAAATCTCCCAAAGTTGTCATAAGTCATCCATGTGACTTGTGTCACCCCAATATGGTGACACGTCAataaacctcattggttctcgaGATATGATGTCATGACATTTATTCACGAGCTGCGCAAGAATATCATATGCCTTTAGAAGTAGGGGTGGgggaaaatatagattttccaatggATTGCAGTCTTCATTTAAACAATCTTGATATCGATCCTTTATgtgcaaccctccactacaatgagaggaaatcagtCGCATTTACAACCAAATTTCAAGCTAAGCaacttaaatgtatatatttttctgcTGGCTGTTAAATGTTcatatttcactcaccagtgattgtgtacTAGTATAGTGGTGGAAgattcagcagtgagatcctttcactgtgttgagagtaaaaattTTTCCATTTAATGTCTGTCCGAAGACGAAGTCcatgcaacccatttgtcattgaatactgtctcttttaataccctttctgttctttaaaatcagttgttaataaaacatttttttttaaataaatgtaattctaatCACGCATAGCAGAGATAATGTTAAGCCATTCGACTCTATCTCCTTAACGTGCTAATCTACAGAATTGCCAGTTTTGTTAAAGATACAGTACTGTTTTTCAGCATGTGTTTAACAAATCagtgaaaatactttttcatacaaATTATGCAGTTAAACAattaacatgtaacaaaaaaatgATATATGATACATAATATTTATTGACTGAATACAAttaactaataaaatatatttggtaaaattaagattttcataATGTACATAGTTAGAATGTTCCCTGTAAAATGAACAGCATTATCTGGGAGAGAATTTCTATCATATGTTAGctaaagggacattataactgaaatataaccTTATCGAATCAAAATTGGAATTGAATCAAAACAAGAGCTTGGGAATCGGAATCGAATCTGCAAATCTGTTTCAAAACCCAGCCCTATTCAGAAGACATTGCATTAAAGTGAGTTAGTACTCACTGTCATTGTATTAAATCCACTAATGGCACATTCATTAAATTATTCgccattgtgttccacagaagaaagtcagtcatatgggtttggaacaaaatgagggtgagaaaatgataacagaattatatttttgggtgagcaaTTCCATTAATTCTAAAGATATATTTTTGATCAGTAGTTGATATTTTTGGACAAGTTTGTGTGTTGCGATGCTAGTTGGTATTACATAACTAGATTAGCCATAGTTCACCGGTGTTTTACAGCACTGTGGGATAAGCCTGAGTTTCTGAGGATCTTTCTGTGAGAATGAAGTGACATACTTCctttttgatttattgacagaACAAGGAACCAAAACTGTTCTCTTTTGAATCTGCATCTTTGAATCTTTGAATCAACTGATCTTTTGAGGTTGCTAAACAAGTATCTTATTAAGCTTGGGCGTTAGCAAAGGGTCTCATACTTTTATACCTCATGGGGATTTGGTAAACTTTCTGGAGCCCATGTGATATACTTGAAATTAGAGCCCAAactttatgggatttttgagaccgatactGTTTTTTGAGGGataaaattcacagattaccgatatagtggccgatatagttcatttttgagctggaatgaaaacagaccttttctatatGGGTTGTGCACCAATTTTGTACACCCGAAATATACACGAAAATATATAccgatatatctgtgaaaggctaatatcggctgACCAATAAATCGATTTtggtactcagaatggtgctttcttaaatattatttatcaaagaatatttgacattgttattatacattgtcaacaaattctaaaaatgaacacttgagaaaataaagaataagcaAAAATACaagaaatagctaaataaacatgttCTGAAAAGTTTTTATATCTGCGCATATCGGAAAAATATACACAAATACCGATATgtctgtgaaaggctaatatcagcCAATAATATAGGCCGACCAATAAATCTGTCAGGCACTACTTACAGTGCCTGAAATATACATAAATCTGAAAAAGTATCTATTTTTGTGAACGGTTTAGTTGGCAATTTTCTGAAGGTAAATGAGTAGCAAAACTCAAGAGCTTAAatatttggatttgagaacttgtacaatatatatttgtaatcatAAGTTGAAATTTACACTTACAGCATTGATTTGAATCTTAAAGTTGAATGTTGCgatctgcactcacagacaataattcaaagcttATGTTCTGAACTCATAATTGCTGACAAGTAGTCACAAATGTGTGAAAATTACATTCTCATAAAAACaactacagacacaaacttgtattacacattaacttttgtaatttaattcattttcgcAGTACAACCTCAAATTGTtacttacaacctctcaaatctggcaCTGTAACTTTAAATCTTCACGTCTTGACTTTTGCAAAAAATCTGTAGTAAAATTGTAAACTTTAACTGTGCACTTGTTAAATGCTGATGGGAGAAGAGCAAGACCCGTGTTCAGTGGGGAAGGGTCAATGAAGTCCTTTTATTGGTTGATGCCTAGCCAATGAAATGCCACAGGTGTGGATCGTAACTGGGAATGTGCATGTGAATAAATTCACTTGCCTTTTCAGCACATTCGTTCAATGTGAATTGCCGAGGAGCAAAGAAAAGACGTTTTgctcaatataaaaaaatgttggtAACTGTATTAACTCTCTTTTTTTCATTGATGTCTGTTCTAATGAATTTGACACAGATTAAGAACGATTTTAATGTGGTTACATGGTTACCTATGTTAACatgggacattggtttgaatgggaactggcAATGACACTTGACAGAGCGATAAACCGCAAGtggaattatttattatttatggaaCTATTGGGTCTAGTGGTAGTGTGTCTGCTAACCATGCATATTGACCTGGGTTCAAATCCCCTGTGTATATCTGTATTAGTATTTACATTAACAGCATCCTTTACTTTTCAAAGGTTTTGTGCATGACAGTGTTGTATGTTTACAATTACCCATGACACTGCCAAAAGATGATCTTTAAAACAGCATGTAaagaccctcacgggaaggaggacacaggaaacgagACTATGGGataaaggtaaggctttaattgctgTTTTTCTCTTTGACAGTTTACCAATGTTACACAACAGTACACAAGCGCATTGGGTTGGCTTGTTGGGCTCTCtcctgactggaggctctgtgtctgcttttatgtcgctctcctcgtgctcactggaattagagacaggtgttaggcataatttagctcagatgtaagcacccttaccgctttcctctcccggaggggcgcttgaccacgcccctgctgccacatactcccaccgcccgactcagccGGGGTGCCAtctggcctgtctaccactccccccgatttctggagagaaagtcggcgacagccatctgcacccccggtctgtggaccaccttgaatttaaagggctggagagccaggtaccaccGAGTGAtctgggcgttagtatctttcatgcggtggagccactggagtggggcgtgatccgagcagagggtgaaggcccgccccagcaggtaatacaggagggtgaggaccgcccacttgatggccaaacactccttctccacggtgctgtacttagtctccatcaaagagagcttccggctaatgtacagcaccgggcgcacctccccctccaccacctgcgagagtacggcccccagccctctgtctgaagcgtccgtctgcaaaataaaagggagagagaagtcaggtgcatgaagaagcgcccccccacaaagtgcggctttaacccgcgtaaacgcctgttggca
This window harbors:
- the LOC127625389 gene encoding lysophosphatidic acid receptor 6-like isoform X2, translating into MLNLVVSDTLFVLSLPFRMFYFINQHWPFGKALCKISVVLFYTNMYGSILFLTCISVDRFLAIVYPFASMTLRTKRNARIACCAIWVLLISGGLPAGFLMETTSSPNGKHNCFENYSNSQWQSQVSKVVVFMEMVGFLIPLLINFICSMKVLQTLRHPESLNRGGHLNKAKILRMIVVHLLIFCFCFIPYNVNLVFYTLVRSKVIENCTFEYVVRTIYPVAFCIAVTNCCFDPVIYYFISETIQNSIKRKSYSVHKNTINNTIDDDSNRIDSVTKITSLQVKFISDESTV
- the LOC127625389 gene encoding lysophosphatidic acid receptor 6-like isoform X1, with protein sequence MELNVLVLTDSDFSNLKMSDSNNCTGDGFKYMLYSIVFSIVFILGLLFNMLAMYIFVCRLKERNETTTYMLNLVVSDTLFVLSLPFRMFYFINQHWPFGKALCKISVVLFYTNMYGSILFLTCISVDRFLAIVYPFASMTLRTKRNARIACCAIWVLLISGGLPAGFLMETTSSPNGKHNCFENYSNSQWQSQVSKVVVFMEMVGFLIPLLINFICSMKVLQTLRHPESLNRGGHLNKAKILRMIVVHLLIFCFCFIPYNVNLVFYTLVRSKVIENCTFEYVVRTIYPVAFCIAVTNCCFDPVIYYFISETIQNSIKRKSYSVHKNTINNTIDDDSNRIDSVTKITSLQVKFISDESTV